A single window of Pontibacillus chungwhensis DNA harbors:
- a CDS encoding alpha/beta hydrolase family protein, which translates to MRSASKYLILSLVLAFVSMVGAYFVQTSGNDVEVKDLRFETPSGHLLSALLFKPKGVSEEDKAPGIVTSHGWYNNREMQDLNNVELARRGYVVISIDMYGHGNSDPVEPSEWQKRGTGMYDAVELLADLPYVDHERIGVTGHSNGARAANWSVLEDNKKPEEERLISSVLLVANDAMYTNDPGEPLYWSMRNGDQEYANMYGTRDVGIVAAKYDEFFFRSLTENGTVTPPRDYIDTDYAQSFLHFGVDPSEIKEDRESYKIYKEGVNGEEAMRVIYNPNQIHPWNHFSSSVVTSLLDYFDESIGAPESIDSSNQIWQWKVLFNFLGLVAFFIFVVSFTKVLLNTSTFSSLKATESAVASAAPRGVGKAWFWGGLLVSAIVSGWSYLALFTWSATNRPDFFPQAPVYYIGVWSAVMGVVTIVILFLSYMFFSKKEGLDLRATGVWISLRSLWKTILLALLVTVSAFGLVFVADYFFTTDFRIWVLTIKAFTPDKLLIALKYLPFFLLFYVANSISVNCFNYVATGKKEWINTALMALFNGLSAIVIVAIQYTHFFIEGDVFFTNISNIAGIWLFPIIVVIPLAAIITRKLYRVTKNPYLGGIIYAIIVTVMMVSNTLTQL; encoded by the coding sequence ATGAGAAGTGCGTCCAAGTATCTGATTCTTTCATTAGTATTAGCTTTCGTTAGTATGGTAGGGGCTTATTTTGTACAGACATCTGGAAACGATGTTGAAGTAAAAGATTTACGCTTTGAAACCCCATCCGGACATTTATTGAGTGCTCTTTTATTTAAACCTAAAGGTGTGTCTGAAGAGGACAAAGCGCCTGGAATTGTAACAAGTCACGGCTGGTACAATAATCGTGAAATGCAAGACTTGAACAATGTGGAACTTGCGAGACGTGGCTATGTTGTGATTTCTATTGATATGTATGGGCATGGCAACTCGGATCCTGTTGAGCCTTCAGAATGGCAAAAACGAGGTACAGGAATGTATGATGCCGTAGAATTATTGGCTGATCTTCCTTATGTAGACCATGAGAGGATTGGGGTGACAGGCCACTCAAATGGCGCAAGAGCTGCGAACTGGTCTGTTCTTGAGGACAATAAAAAGCCTGAGGAAGAGCGTTTAATTTCATCTGTCCTTCTTGTTGCGAACGATGCCATGTATACAAATGATCCTGGGGAACCTCTTTATTGGTCCATGCGTAATGGTGATCAAGAATATGCAAATATGTATGGGACCCGAGATGTTGGAATCGTTGCTGCAAAATATGATGAATTCTTTTTCCGTAGCTTAACAGAAAACGGAACAGTTACTCCGCCAAGAGATTACATCGATACAGATTATGCTCAGTCTTTCCTTCACTTTGGGGTGGACCCAAGCGAGATTAAGGAGGACCGGGAGAGCTATAAAATTTATAAGGAGGGCGTAAACGGAGAAGAAGCGATGAGGGTTATTTATAATCCGAATCAAATCCATCCTTGGAATCATTTCTCAAGTAGTGTCGTAACAAGTCTACTAGACTATTTTGACGAATCGATTGGGGCCCCTGAATCAATTGATTCATCAAATCAGATTTGGCAGTGGAAAGTACTCTTTAACTTCCTCGGATTAGTCGCTTTCTTCATATTTGTTGTAAGCTTTACAAAAGTTCTGCTGAATACAAGTACGTTTTCATCCTTGAAGGCAACGGAGTCAGCTGTAGCTAGCGCAGCGCCAAGAGGGGTAGGTAAAGCATGGTTCTGGGGTGGACTCCTTGTCAGTGCTATTGTATCTGGATGGTCTTACTTAGCATTGTTTACCTGGAGCGCAACAAATCGTCCGGACTTTTTCCCCCAAGCTCCTGTTTACTATATTGGCGTTTGGTCAGCTGTAATGGGCGTGGTCACGATTGTAATATTGTTCCTATCTTATATGTTTTTCTCTAAGAAAGAAGGCCTTGATCTTCGGGCGACAGGAGTTTGGATCAGCTTAAGAAGCTTGTGGAAGACAATCCTACTTGCTCTTCTAGTAACGGTAAGTGCTTTTGGATTAGTCTTTGTAGCGGATTACTTCTTTACAACGGATTTTCGGATTTGGGTTCTTACCATTAAGGCTTTTACGCCAGATAAATTATTAATAGCACTAAAGTACTTGCCATTCTTCTTGCTTTTCTATGTGGCTAATTCAATTTCAGTTAACTGCTTTAACTACGTAGCAACCGGGAAGAAAGAGTGGATCAACACAGCTTTGATGGCGCTTTTCAACGGATTGAGTGCGATTGTTATAGTAGCCATTCAGTACACTCATTTCTTTATAGAAGGTGACGTATTCTTTACGAACATCTCAAACATCGCGGGGATCTGGTTGTTCCCAATTATTGTCGTCATCCCGTTGGCTGCAATCATCACACGCAAACTATACAGGGTGACCAAAAACCCTTATCTTGGAGGGATTATTTACGCAATAATCGTCACGGTTATGATGGTTTCCAACACATTGACTCAATTATAA
- a CDS encoding MFS transporter, with translation MIILLHYYTINKNFLKMWSSNLSSVLGQRFRELVIPIIVLTLTASPLITALVALSQQAGGLLFAIPAGTWIESKDKRNVMIYSKAISSVLLLILSFLLFQGEFTSLLIAVVLFLLGIVGLLSRTAFNSLIPKVSGRENLVNAHTSLEAADAISTLIGPIVAGFFLAQFGSAATILVCGGLMLISMLFILSVQVTGETIDNHTNKVGNKEKLKKFWQQAVEGFTILFTNTSQVVCTIVICLLSFSTTFVVLTVVIHGKTAMDLEPDRIGLLLSCAGVGNIAGVVLLRWVKKLSWIPLLSIMLIVSGMGTLLIGMGTNFYVACFGMFLFDGALSMAFVIQASIHQGITPDHMLSRVKSSTYVMGGISGILGTFLSGAIPEAVNSYIALWTGASVLIVPSVLLLFLTSHSTRVDKVEPLQM, from the coding sequence GTGATCATCTTGCTTCATTACTATACTATAAATAAGAATTTCTTAAAGATGTGGTCCTCTAATTTAAGTTCTGTTCTTGGACAAAGATTTAGAGAACTTGTCATTCCCATTATTGTGTTAACGTTAACCGCCTCACCGCTTATCACAGCCCTTGTTGCGCTCTCTCAACAAGCGGGTGGACTCCTATTCGCCATTCCAGCTGGAACATGGATTGAAAGTAAAGATAAAAGAAACGTCATGATCTACTCGAAAGCTATAAGCTCTGTTCTACTCCTTATCTTATCTTTTTTATTATTTCAAGGAGAGTTTACGAGTTTACTGATTGCTGTCGTGTTATTTCTTTTAGGTATTGTAGGGTTATTAAGTAGAACCGCGTTTAATTCACTTATTCCGAAAGTGTCGGGGAGAGAAAATCTTGTTAATGCTCATACAAGTTTAGAAGCAGCTGATGCGATTTCGACTTTAATAGGACCGATTGTGGCAGGATTCTTCTTAGCTCAATTTGGATCAGCGGCTACTATTTTAGTGTGTGGAGGGCTTATGCTAATTTCAATGCTCTTCATTCTGAGCGTGCAGGTAACGGGTGAAACTATAGATAACCACACCAACAAAGTGGGGAATAAAGAGAAGCTTAAAAAGTTCTGGCAGCAAGCGGTTGAGGGGTTTACTATTCTTTTTACCAACACTTCGCAAGTTGTCTGCACGATTGTTATCTGTCTGCTTAGTTTTTCTACGACATTTGTCGTGTTAACGGTCGTGATTCACGGTAAAACAGCCATGGATTTGGAGCCTGACCGTATTGGCCTGTTACTTTCTTGTGCCGGAGTAGGGAACATAGCAGGAGTGGTGTTGTTAAGGTGGGTGAAAAAGCTCAGCTGGATCCCTCTTCTTAGTATCATGCTTATCGTTTCTGGTATGGGAACGCTCCTCATTGGGATGGGTACAAACTTTTATGTAGCTTGTTTTGGTATGTTTTTATTTGACGGGGCCTTGTCGATGGCATTTGTTATACAAGCTTCTATTCATCAGGGTATTACTCCAGATCATATGCTTTCTAGAGTAAAAAGTTCAACCTATGTAATGGGAGGCATATCCGGTATACTTGGAACGTTTTTGTCAGGAGCGATTCCTGAAGCGGTCAACTCATATATTGCTTTATGGACAGGAGCTTCTGTTTTAATCGTTCCTTCTGTTCTATTACTGTTTTTAACAAGTCATAGCACCAGAGTGGATAAAGTGGAGCCACTACAAATGTAG
- a CDS encoding class I SAM-dependent methyltransferase: protein MEDLDQLYNFDEYDNPTLYDKEHSNYQRDLPLLMKWAKRQGGPVMDLACGTGRATIPLAREGYPITGVDVHQGMLDVAKQKTTSEDKITWILGDCSKLNLSIKVDFIFTVGNSFQHFLTNGAQDGLLDSVRRHLNEGGVFIFGTRFPNAYELLNEPEEEFEYSYENEASGQMVDVYHLSRYDALEQVQYNTTKRKYRNQQGKIVKEDHAHITLRFVFPREMKRLLERHGLTILHTYGNWEEDPLTATSHEMIYVCQK from the coding sequence ATGGAAGATCTTGATCAACTATATAATTTCGATGAGTACGATAACCCCACTCTTTATGATAAGGAACATAGCAATTATCAACGAGATCTCCCGCTTCTTATGAAATGGGCAAAGAGGCAAGGGGGGCCTGTGATGGACCTGGCATGTGGAACTGGGCGTGCTACGATTCCTTTGGCGCGTGAGGGCTATCCTATCACTGGAGTAGATGTGCATCAGGGTATGCTGGATGTAGCAAAACAAAAGACCACTTCAGAAGATAAAATTACCTGGATTCTTGGAGATTGTTCAAAATTAAACCTTTCTATCAAAGTGGACTTTATCTTTACAGTGGGAAATTCTTTTCAGCACTTTCTCACAAATGGTGCTCAGGATGGATTGCTAGACTCCGTTCGCCGTCATCTAAATGAAGGTGGTGTGTTTATCTTTGGAACCCGTTTCCCAAATGCCTACGAGCTATTGAATGAACCAGAAGAGGAATTTGAGTATTCATACGAAAATGAAGCAAGTGGGCAGATGGTTGATGTGTATCACTTGAGCAGGTATGACGCATTAGAGCAGGTCCAATACAACACCACCAAGAGGAAATATAGAAATCAACAGGGTAAGATTGTGAAGGAAGATCATGCTCACATAACACTACGATTTGTCTTTCCAAGAGAAATGAAGAGACTGCTTGAGCGTCATGGACTTACTATCCTTCATACGTACGGGAATTGGGAAGAAGATCCTCTAACTGCTACTAGTCATGAGATGATTTATGTGTGTCAAAAGTAA
- a CDS encoding SLC13 family permease — protein MMTQGWTWLWEKHDQAKDLLRFFTKPNESTATERNQSNQKEQSSGGGGGKRSYKKAQLIGLIIGPLLFALTLIFFQPEGLSYEGKAVLASTLWVAIWWMTEAVPIPVTSLIPIVLFPLTGGLDMDQTASSYGDDTIFLFMGGFMIALAMEKWNLHKRIALTIILAIGTNTRRIILGFMVATGFLSMWISNTATAMMMVPIGLAIIYQVSEQLKDDDSIDTSKENFEFGKALMLGIAYSASIGGISTLIGTPPNTAFAGAISNLYGIEISFARWMLFGVPIAWIFIFIAWFYLVKVAYPPKISQLPGGREVIKNEKDDLGNASFEEKIILIIFTLAAFSWVTRSFLLQPYVNENIGDAMIALTASFILFVIPSRTTKGDRLLDWDTAVKLPWGILLLFGGGLAIATGFTESGLSEWIGNRLTVLQGIHIFVVLLVVSAMVIFLTEITSNTATANMMYPIMASLSVALGVHPYAVMIAAGVASSSAFMLPVATPPNAVVFGSNYLRIPDMAKAGFALNLTGIVLVTLAVYFWLPIAWGIDLTEIPEMLKKE, from the coding sequence ATGATGACACAAGGATGGACATGGCTTTGGGAAAAGCATGATCAAGCAAAGGATTTGCTTCGTTTCTTCACTAAGCCGAACGAGAGCACTGCCACTGAGAGGAATCAATCGAACCAAAAAGAACAATCATCGGGCGGTGGCGGTGGAAAAAGAAGTTATAAGAAAGCTCAATTAATTGGACTTATAATAGGCCCTTTACTCTTTGCCCTAACTCTTATCTTTTTTCAACCTGAAGGGTTATCCTATGAAGGGAAAGCTGTTTTAGCCAGTACATTATGGGTGGCTATTTGGTGGATGACAGAAGCGGTCCCGATCCCTGTCACTTCCCTGATCCCTATCGTTTTATTTCCTTTAACAGGTGGTCTTGATATGGATCAAACCGCATCCTCTTATGGTGATGACACCATCTTTTTATTTATGGGAGGATTTATGATCGCCCTTGCTATGGAGAAGTGGAACTTACATAAACGCATAGCACTGACGATTATCTTAGCCATTGGAACAAATACAAGACGCATCATACTCGGGTTTATGGTAGCAACTGGATTCTTATCGATGTGGATTTCTAATACAGCGACAGCGATGATGATGGTTCCAATTGGTCTTGCTATTATTTATCAAGTTTCTGAACAACTGAAAGACGACGACTCGATCGATACCTCAAAGGAAAACTTTGAATTCGGGAAAGCTCTCATGCTTGGAATAGCCTATTCGGCCTCAATTGGAGGGATTTCCACACTCATTGGCACACCACCAAATACAGCTTTTGCAGGGGCAATTAGCAACTTATATGGAATAGAAATTTCCTTTGCCCGTTGGATGTTGTTTGGCGTACCCATTGCATGGATCTTTATCTTTATCGCTTGGTTCTACCTGGTGAAAGTAGCTTATCCTCCTAAAATCAGTCAACTACCTGGTGGACGTGAAGTAATCAAGAACGAGAAAGACGACCTTGGAAACGCTTCTTTCGAGGAGAAAATAATTTTAATTATCTTCACCCTTGCAGCTTTCTCTTGGGTCACTCGCTCATTCCTACTTCAACCCTATGTCAATGAGAATATCGGAGACGCCATGATCGCTTTAACGGCCTCCTTTATCCTATTTGTGATTCCTTCAAGAACGACAAAAGGGGATCGACTTCTTGACTGGGACACAGCTGTAAAATTACCATGGGGAATCCTTTTGCTGTTTGGTGGAGGACTTGCCATCGCAACAGGATTTACGGAGTCAGGCTTATCAGAATGGATCGGTAATCGACTCACCGTGTTACAAGGCATCCATATTTTCGTCGTCCTGCTGGTCGTTTCCGCCATGGTTATATTCCTAACAGAAATTACGTCTAACACAGCTACTGCCAATATGATGTATCCGATTATGGCTTCTCTTTCTGTGGCACTCGGAGTGCACCCTTATGCAGTTATGATTGCAGCAGGTGTTGCTTCTTCATCAGCCTTTATGCTTCCTGTAGCGACCCCACCGAATGCGGTTGTATTTGGGTCTAATTATTTAAGGATTCCAGATATGGCTAAGGCAGGATTCGCCCTTAATTTAACAGGCATTGTACTTGTAACCCTTGCTGTTTACTTCTGGCTACCTATTGCTTGGGGGATCGATCTGACAGAAATACCCGAAATGTTAAAAAAAGAATAA
- a CDS encoding NUDIX hydrolase — MGYIKELRKTVGTRPLLMPGSCVLLLNKEGQLLLQLRKDNKCWGLPGGSMELGETLEEVAFRELKEETGLHALKWTLLNVFSGEDFYYKLPHGDEVYNVTAAYICFEYSGTLQKQEEEVDDLQFFPFTSLPSELNPPDIPVIRAAKEKLEEV, encoded by the coding sequence GTGGGATACATAAAAGAATTGAGGAAAACGGTAGGGACAAGACCTCTTCTAATGCCGGGTTCATGTGTGTTGTTATTGAATAAGGAAGGTCAGCTATTGTTGCAGTTAAGGAAAGACAATAAGTGTTGGGGACTGCCAGGAGGCTCCATGGAACTAGGTGAGACTTTAGAAGAAGTGGCTTTTAGAGAATTAAAAGAAGAAACGGGGTTACATGCCTTAAAGTGGACATTACTTAACGTGTTCTCAGGCGAAGATTTCTATTACAAACTGCCTCACGGGGATGAAGTTTATAACGTGACTGCTGCTTATATATGTTTTGAGTATAGCGGAACGTTACAAAAACAAGAAGAGGAAGTAGATGACTTGCAGTTCTTTCCGTTCACCAGCCTTCCATCTGAGCTGAATCCACCAGATATCCCGGTTATAAGGGCAGCTAAAGAAAAACTCGAAGAAGTGTAA
- a CDS encoding DUF1572 family protein, with product MTIGEAYLRIAEDRFRRVKGLGDGTFRQLSERDFYERTSQHGNSIAIIVQHLSGNMVSRWTDVMTSDGEKSFRNRDQEFEPADLPMDLILEQWEKGWETLFNALRNLTEEDLLKTIYIRSEGHMVLEAIERQMAHYAYHVGQIVYLGKEIKGGRWESLSIPKGSSDQYAEEMKRIHGKNGG from the coding sequence ATGACCATTGGGGAAGCATATCTACGAATCGCAGAGGACCGATTTCGGCGTGTGAAAGGATTAGGTGACGGAACCTTTCGTCAATTGTCAGAACGTGATTTCTATGAAAGGACAAGCCAGCATGGAAATAGTATTGCAATCATTGTTCAGCATCTTAGTGGGAATATGGTGTCAAGGTGGACAGATGTAATGACTAGCGATGGAGAGAAATCTTTCCGGAATCGTGATCAGGAATTTGAACCGGCTGACCTACCGATGGATTTAATACTCGAGCAATGGGAGAAGGGCTGGGAGACATTATTTAATGCTTTAAGAAACCTAACAGAAGAAGATTTACTAAAGACCATCTATATTAGAAGTGAAGGCCATATGGTACTTGAGGCGATTGAACGACAAATGGCTCACTATGCTTATCATGTGGGACAAATCGTTTACTTGGGAAAGGAAATTAAAGGGGGGCGATGGGAGAGTTTGAGTATACCCAAAGGAAGTTCAGATCAATATGCTGAAGAAATGAAAAGAATTCATGGAAAAAACGGCGGTTAG
- a CDS encoding aldo/keto reductase, with product MDRSIPMITLNDGLKVPAIGFGTYKLNGNTGVRAIQSAIETGYRLIDTAYNYENEGTVGEAIRRSSVPREDLIVTSKLPGRYHNYDQAVTAIQESLYRAGLEYYDLYLIHWPNPSQDEYVEAWRALLDAQKWGLIRSIGVCNFLPEHLDRLENETGVKPSINQVELHPFFNQETQRTYDHEKGIQTQSWSPLARASEVLQDEELQQIASAYNKSVSQVILRWHYQIGSIPIPKSSSYKRQLENISIFDFTLHETEVDKINALHQDHGRLNDQDPATYEEY from the coding sequence ATGGATAGATCTATACCAATGATTACACTAAATGATGGGCTAAAAGTGCCAGCTATTGGATTTGGTACGTATAAATTGAATGGAAATACAGGTGTTCGTGCGATTCAAAGCGCCATCGAAACAGGATACCGGCTTATTGATACTGCTTATAATTACGAAAATGAAGGGACAGTAGGAGAAGCGATTCGCCGTAGTTCTGTTCCAAGGGAAGACCTGATTGTGACCTCTAAGTTACCAGGACGCTATCATAATTATGATCAAGCTGTTACAGCCATTCAGGAATCATTATATCGGGCCGGGCTGGAGTATTACGACTTATACTTAATTCATTGGCCGAATCCGAGTCAAGATGAGTATGTGGAGGCTTGGAGGGCGTTATTGGATGCGCAAAAATGGGGATTAATCCGATCAATTGGTGTTTGTAACTTCCTTCCTGAACATTTAGACAGACTAGAGAATGAAACAGGCGTAAAGCCAAGTATTAACCAAGTAGAGCTTCATCCGTTTTTCAATCAAGAGACTCAGCGTACGTACGATCATGAAAAAGGAATTCAAACTCAGTCTTGGAGTCCGTTAGCAAGAGCGAGTGAAGTGCTGCAGGATGAGGAATTGCAGCAGATTGCATCTGCCTATAATAAAAGTGTGTCACAGGTCATTTTACGTTGGCACTATCAGATCGGTTCAATTCCAATTCCGAAATCATCTTCTTATAAGCGCCAGCTTGAGAATATCTCTATCTTTGACTTTACATTACATGAAACTGAAGTAGACAAGATCAATGCGCTTCATCAAGACCATGGGCGATTAAACGATCAAGATCCAGCGACTTATGAGGAATATTAA
- a CDS encoding GNAT family N-acetyltransferase, with amino-acid sequence MNNVLMDEGSGGDSHIRLANVTDALSLSEVRFKIDGETEFLDRVQGEDHLGEKDFKHLIQSDKLNPVNLFLVAELEEEIVGFSRCEGHSLLRKKHQVEFGVAVLKRHWGCGIGKALLKESVRWADHNGILKMTLQVVASTEKAIHLYKQQGFEIEGVLKKDKYLSDGLFYDTVLMGRLKKDECEI; translated from the coding sequence ATGAATAACGTTCTGATGGATGAAGGAAGCGGGGGGGATTCTCACATTCGGTTGGCAAACGTGACAGATGCTTTAAGTCTTTCGGAGGTAAGATTTAAAATTGACGGAGAGACAGAATTCCTAGATCGTGTTCAGGGAGAGGATCATCTGGGTGAGAAGGATTTTAAGCATTTGATTCAATCGGATAAGTTAAACCCTGTTAATCTGTTCTTGGTAGCTGAACTCGAAGAAGAAATTGTAGGTTTTTCAAGATGCGAAGGTCACTCTCTTTTAAGGAAGAAGCATCAAGTGGAATTCGGAGTGGCGGTATTAAAGCGTCATTGGGGATGTGGAATCGGAAAGGCATTATTGAAAGAATCTGTCCGATGGGCTGATCATAATGGCATTTTAAAAATGACCCTTCAGGTTGTAGCAAGCACTGAAAAAGCTATTCATTTGTATAAACAACAAGGCTTTGAAATAGAAGGTGTATTAAAGAAGGATAAATATCTTTCGGATGGATTGTTTTATGATACGGTTCTAATGGGGCGTCTGAAGAAGGACGAATGCGAGATATGA
- a CDS encoding class I SAM-dependent methyltransferase: MIDFHDESNMYTYTDRNAHDQWLQQMEGIIDGRVVDKAADIGCGGGIYSEALLKLGVGSVTGIDYSHSMIKGASEKGNYNEQALQFVQGKATETGENTNSFDLVIERALIHHLENLVPAFHEANRILKDEGLFVVQDRTLDDCFLQGNQHHLRGFLFTLFPRLKSIEENRRYESEFVKKALMRAGFHSIQETTLWEQRKRYETKEEFYGEVRLRKGRSILYELSDEEIEQYISYIDKRIDKEAYIVDQDRWTIWWAIKKGEGA, from the coding sequence ATGATCGACTTTCACGATGAAAGCAACATGTATACGTATACTGACAGAAATGCTCACGATCAATGGTTACAACAAATGGAGGGCATTATTGACGGAAGAGTTGTTGATAAAGCTGCTGATATCGGCTGTGGTGGAGGGATTTATTCAGAAGCCTTACTAAAGTTAGGTGTGGGTAGCGTGACGGGAATAGACTATTCACATTCAATGATCAAAGGCGCTTCAGAAAAGGGAAACTATAACGAGCAGGCTTTACAATTTGTTCAGGGAAAGGCGACAGAGACCGGAGAAAATACAAATTCGTTTGACCTTGTCATAGAGAGAGCGCTGATTCACCATTTAGAAAACTTAGTCCCGGCATTCCATGAAGCCAATCGAATTCTTAAAGATGAGGGTTTGTTTGTCGTTCAGGACCGTACGCTCGATGACTGCTTCTTACAAGGGAATCAACATCATTTGCGAGGATTTTTATTTACGCTGTTTCCTCGACTTAAATCCATTGAAGAAAACAGACGTTATGAAAGTGAGTTTGTAAAGAAAGCTTTAATGCGTGCTGGATTTCACTCAATACAAGAAACAACATTGTGGGAGCAAAGAAAACGCTATGAAACGAAAGAAGAATTCTACGGTGAAGTTCGATTAAGAAAGGGTCGTTCCATCTTGTATGAACTAAGTGACGAGGAAATTGAGCAGTATATTTCCTATATAGACAAAAGGATAGACAAAGAAGCCTATATAGTAGATCAAGACCGCTGGACAATCTGGTGGGCAATAAAAAAGGGGGAGGGGGCATAG
- a CDS encoding restriction endonuclease: protein MRERSSKGSVLSPAIQSRLIISCFTFIALLLSVSISQEDVQTRWVLSGLLLGMNMYIAKALTLHLTYKRSKRIRTWSLMEKLRLGIYLFVTLITIGASESFEVYGVFTLALGLVMVHKYSSLLSFKNLNSNHKMLANNEIDQMTEEEFMTFIVKLYEGLGYSTQIPPSKREGASYVLIKKKKVKTAIRLKLAYSNERVKVETINEMLRDVKDWDIDRKVVLTNRRFSPKAIKTAERCGVTLINQEGLLILTDQYKKEMEQGKKRRRLSFQKRSGE, encoded by the coding sequence ATGAGAGAACGTTCATCGAAAGGATCGGTTTTAAGTCCAGCAATCCAATCCAGACTTATCATTAGTTGCTTTACCTTCATAGCTCTATTGCTAAGTGTGAGTATTAGTCAAGAAGATGTACAAACGAGGTGGGTGTTAAGTGGCTTGCTTCTCGGTATGAATATGTACATAGCTAAAGCCTTAACGCTTCATCTCACCTACAAACGATCAAAACGAATTCGAACCTGGTCTCTTATGGAGAAACTAAGGCTAGGGATTTATCTATTCGTGACTCTCATTACCATCGGGGCAAGTGAATCTTTTGAAGTATATGGAGTCTTTACTTTAGCTTTAGGTTTGGTTATGGTTCATAAATATAGTAGCCTGCTCTCCTTTAAAAACCTAAACAGTAACCACAAAATGCTCGCCAATAATGAAATAGATCAAATGACTGAAGAGGAATTTATGACCTTTATCGTTAAACTCTATGAAGGTCTTGGCTATTCTACACAGATTCCACCTTCAAAAAGGGAGGGCGCTTCCTATGTTCTTATTAAGAAGAAAAAAGTGAAGACTGCAATCCGCCTAAAGTTAGCCTACAGTAACGAGAGGGTTAAAGTTGAAACAATTAATGAGATGCTGCGGGATGTGAAGGATTGGGATATCGACCGGAAAGTGGTGCTCACGAATCGTAGGTTCTCCCCTAAAGCTATTAAAACAGCCGAGCGTTGCGGGGTTACTCTAATAAACCAAGAAGGGTTACTCATCCTTACAGATCAATACAAAAAAGAAATGGAACAAGGGAAGAAAAGAAGAAGACTTTCTTTTCAAAAACGTTCAGGAGAATAA
- a CDS encoding GNAT family N-acetyltransferase produces MRIRKAKMGDGRNVAKVQVDTWKTTYKGVVPDQVLEKMTYDSREKQWKGIIETQSIYVAETAEGEIVGFSNGGKERSGKYEGYEGELYAIYIRDEHQNKGLGRKLVRPVVEDLLKEGISSMVVLVLRENPACRFYESLGAVEIASVPIKVGSEALEELVYGWKEIGDLH; encoded by the coding sequence ATGAGAATTCGCAAGGCAAAAATGGGAGATGGGAGAAACGTTGCAAAAGTGCAGGTGGATACGTGGAAAACTACTTATAAAGGTGTTGTACCTGATCAGGTTCTAGAAAAGATGACTTATGATAGTCGTGAAAAACAATGGAAAGGAATTATCGAAACTCAATCCATATATGTTGCAGAAACTGCAGAAGGAGAAATAGTGGGGTTCTCAAATGGTGGGAAGGAGAGAAGTGGAAAGTATGAAGGGTATGAAGGGGAATTATATGCGATCTATATACGAGATGAGCACCAAAACAAAGGGCTTGGTAGAAAGTTGGTTCGTCCAGTGGTGGAGGATCTCTTAAAAGAAGGAATCTCTTCTATGGTGGTGCTCGTGTTAAGAGAAAATCCTGCCTGCCGCTTTTACGAATCACTTGGAGCTGTGGAGATCGCTTCAGTGCCTATCAAAGTGGGGAGCGAAGCTCTCGAAGAATTGGTTTATGGATGGAAGGAGATTGGAGATCTTCACTGA
- a CDS encoding VOC family protein: MKLAFLCHPTKDMNQSLSYYKEVLGLEEAWREGDHTVALRFTENEEVQLMVEDDEGLVPSGGVFVIEDVNQFYEENQHKLSFIKEPCDIPPGRYAIFQDPDGNPFRIIDMTKNKNISGNLV, from the coding sequence TTGAAATTAGCTTTCCTATGTCATCCTACGAAAGATATGAATCAATCTCTATCCTATTACAAAGAGGTACTTGGTTTAGAGGAAGCCTGGCGGGAAGGAGATCATACAGTAGCATTAAGGTTCACGGAGAATGAAGAAGTTCAGCTTATGGTTGAAGATGATGAAGGTTTGGTTCCTTCAGGTGGGGTATTCGTTATTGAAGATGTAAACCAGTTCTATGAAGAAAATCAGCATAAGCTTAGCTTTATCAAGGAGCCATGTGATATTCCACCAGGAAGATATGCAATCTTCCAGGACCCAGATGGGAACCCATTTCGCATTATAGACATGACAAAGAATAAGAATATCTCAGGGAATTTGGTGTAA